Proteins from a single region of Candidatus Dependentiae bacterium:
- a CDS encoding ankyrin repeat domain-containing protein, which yields MLIYLFLCMYMLFSPLNGMHSKALGKTTSKSAFDSNFLIDEAAIAATQSLWISTNKQFKELCAQGVQELTRSNLEILLISWDSIIARGLSTGTPLKTIQQKTTFVRSKIAKILRIPQNNLTLASITLLENPLFDNNLIAITHRAHQLGLSPDQIGHLQKILILLFGSESENYYDLLVRLKNAIFAGNQKKTHAILLQSTPVNGVITRYGRTGLMVAVRAEWTDIVAMLLKHSEIDINAQDLKAGLEGWTALHHAVSFGNLKVCKLLLNHPLLNIDIQTTAGETAVMIAAQNNDSKILAAIFEKFPNVDLSLRNTNDKRALDLAATKTIARQIISHFKSQCIS from the coding sequence ATGCTTATTTATCTATTTCTTTGCATGTATATGCTTTTTTCTCCACTCAACGGTATGCATTCAAAAGCATTAGGAAAAACAACTTCAAAATCTGCATTTGACTCCAATTTTTTAATTGATGAAGCAGCAATTGCAGCTACTCAAAGCCTCTGGATATCAACAAATAAACAATTCAAAGAGCTTTGTGCTCAGGGAGTTCAAGAACTTACACGAAGTAATTTAGAAATATTACTCATTTCATGGGATTCGATTATTGCTCGAGGACTCAGCACTGGTACCCCCCTTAAAACAATTCAACAAAAAACAACCTTCGTTCGTTCAAAGATTGCAAAAATTTTACGCATACCCCAAAACAACCTTACACTTGCAAGTATTACGCTTCTTGAAAATCCTTTGTTTGATAACAATCTGATTGCAATAACTCATCGTGCACACCAACTTGGATTATCACCAGATCAAATCGGTCATCTCCAAAAAATTCTTATTCTCTTATTCGGTTCAGAATCTGAAAATTACTATGACCTTCTTGTACGATTAAAAAATGCAATTTTTGCAGGAAATCAAAAAAAAACACATGCTATTCTTTTGCAAAGCACCCCTGTAAATGGCGTCATAACCAGGTACGGACGTACAGGTCTCATGGTTGCTGTTAGAGCAGAATGGACCGATATTGTTGCAATGTTGCTCAAGCACTCAGAAATCGATATAAATGCTCAAGATTTAAAAGCCGGACTTGAAGGATGGACAGCGCTCCATCATGCAGTCTCTTTCGGCAATCTCAAGGTCTGTAAACTATTACTGAACCACCCTTTGCTTAATATCGATATACAAACGACGGCTGGCGAAACCGCAGTTATGATTGCAGCGCAGAATAACGATTCTAAAATTCTTGCTGCTATTTTTGAAAAGTTTCCTAATGTTGATTTATCACTTCGAAACACAAACGATAAGCGAGCATTAGACCTTGCTGCAACAAAAACAATAGCACGACAAATTATATCTCATTTTAAAAGCCAATGCATCTCATAA
- a CDS encoding deoxyribodipyrimidine photo-lyase, giving the protein MEKKFNKSLFIFHRDLRLDDNTGLIEALNNSKSVIPCFIFDQAQVSDKNIFKSNNALQFMIESLEDLNAQLKKRDGKLFLFHGTTHEVLEKLIEQISIDAIFSNRDYTPFAHRRDQAIVKMCKKESIDFYSLPDALIQEPETALKTNKQPYTIFTPFFRNASKLEVAQPVKNNHSNYFSGSIPGSDSSLLKKLMPRANKDIFIHGGRAACKKIIAHLDNYKKYIQTRDFPALEATTGLSAHNKFGTCSVREIFYAVQEKLGASHPLIKQLYWRDFFTHIAHHFPYVFGHAFHEKFDAIEWENNKKKFEAWCLGKTGFPIVDAGMRQLNTTGFMHNRVRMIVASFLVKDLHIDWRWGERYFATQLIDYDPAVNNGNWQWAASTGCDAQPYFRIFNPWLQQKKFDVDCLYIKQWVPELEKVSVKDIHTWPVAHTKYSCNYPAPIVDHTQAATEAKLMFKQAR; this is encoded by the coding sequence ATGGAAAAAAAATTTAACAAAAGTCTCTTTATTTTTCATCGCGACTTACGGCTTGATGATAATACCGGTTTAATCGAAGCTCTTAATAATTCAAAATCAGTTATCCCTTGCTTTATTTTTGATCAGGCACAAGTTTCGGATAAAAACATTTTTAAAAGTAACAATGCTCTCCAGTTTATGATTGAGTCACTTGAAGATCTTAATGCGCAACTTAAAAAACGCGATGGTAAGCTTTTTTTATTTCACGGCACAACACACGAAGTACTTGAAAAGCTCATTGAGCAAATATCGATAGACGCCATTTTTTCTAATCGCGATTACACCCCTTTTGCCCACAGACGGGATCAAGCAATTGTAAAAATGTGCAAAAAGGAATCAATCGATTTTTATAGCCTTCCCGATGCTCTAATCCAAGAACCGGAGACAGCATTGAAAACAAACAAACAACCCTATACCATTTTTACTCCATTTTTTCGTAATGCATCTAAGCTTGAAGTTGCACAACCTGTTAAAAATAATCATTCCAACTATTTTTCTGGATCTATTCCTGGATCAGATTCATCACTGCTCAAAAAGCTCATGCCAAGAGCTAACAAAGATATTTTTATTCATGGAGGCAGGGCTGCCTGTAAAAAAATCATTGCTCACCTGGATAATTATAAAAAATATATCCAAACACGTGATTTCCCCGCGCTTGAAGCAACGACTGGACTCTCTGCTCACAATAAATTTGGAACCTGCTCTGTTCGAGAAATTTTTTATGCTGTTCAAGAAAAACTTGGCGCAAGCCACCCGCTGATTAAGCAACTCTATTGGCGTGATTTTTTTACCCATATCGCTCATCACTTTCCCTATGTTTTTGGTCATGCATTTCATGAAAAATTTGATGCGATTGAATGGGAAAATAACAAAAAAAAATTTGAAGCATGGTGTCTTGGTAAAACAGGATTTCCGATTGTTGATGCTGGCATGCGCCAACTCAATACAACCGGCTTTATGCATAATCGTGTCCGCATGATTGTTGCTTCATTTTTAGTAAAAGATTTGCACATTGATTGGCGCTGGGGAGAACGATATTTTGCAACACAACTTATTGATTACGACCCTGCAGTCAATAATGGTAACTGGCAATGGGCAGCATCAACAGGGTGCGATGCGCAACCATATTTCAGAATATTTAATCCGTGGCTGCAGCAGAAAAAATTTGATGTTGATTGCTTGTATATCAAGCAATGGGTTCCTGAACTTGAAAAAGTTTCCGTAAAAGATATTCATACATGGCCTGTAGCACATACAAAATATAGTTGTAACTATCCAGCGCCCATAGTCGATCATACGCAAGCAGCAACTGAAGCAAAGCTTATGTTTAAACAAGCAAGATAA